Proteins encoded in a region of the Halioglobus maricola genome:
- the ilvC gene encoding ketol-acid reductoisomerase — translation MGQNYFNTLPLRLQLEELGKCRFMDRSEFANGCDYLKGKKIVIVGCGAQGLNQGLNLRDSGLDVSYTLRESAIVEQRQSWKNATENGFTVGTYEELIPTADVVMNLTPDKQHTAVVTAVMPLMKEGACLDYAHGFNLVEEGMQIRKDLTVVMMCPKCPGTEVREEYKRGFGVPTLIAVHRENDPKGEGMDIAKALASGTGGDRAGVLESSPIAEVKSDLMGEQTILCGMLQTGAILSFDKMVEKGIDPGYASKLIQYGWETVTEGLKHGGITNMMDRLSNPAKIRCFHLAEELKDIMRPLYEKHQDDIMSGEFSSTMMTDWANDDVNLLGWRAATQDTAFEKQENTSQDIPEQEYYDHGILLIAMCKAGVELAYEVMVQAGIKAESAYYESLHETPLIANTIARKKLYEMNVVISDTAEYGCYLFDHACRPLLADFMTKIDTDVIGKGMAGENGVDNAELIAVNSAIRSHPVEVIGGELRGYMTAMKRIV, via the coding sequence ATGGGACAAAACTATTTCAACACCCTGCCACTGCGCCTGCAACTGGAAGAACTGGGTAAATGCCGCTTTATGGACCGCAGCGAATTCGCCAATGGCTGCGACTACCTCAAAGGCAAGAAAATCGTCATCGTCGGTTGTGGCGCCCAGGGCCTCAACCAGGGCCTCAACCTGAGAGACTCCGGCCTTGACGTTTCCTACACACTGCGTGAAAGCGCCATCGTGGAACAACGCCAATCCTGGAAGAACGCTACCGAGAACGGCTTTACCGTTGGCACCTACGAGGAATTGATTCCCACAGCCGACGTGGTGATGAACCTCACCCCGGACAAGCAGCACACTGCCGTCGTAACCGCAGTCATGCCTTTGATGAAAGAAGGCGCCTGCCTCGACTACGCCCACGGTTTCAACCTTGTTGAGGAAGGCATGCAGATCCGCAAGGACCTGACCGTTGTCATGATGTGCCCCAAGTGCCCCGGCACCGAAGTGCGTGAAGAGTACAAGCGCGGGTTTGGTGTTCCCACCCTGATCGCCGTACATCGTGAAAACGACCCCAAAGGTGAAGGCATGGACATCGCCAAGGCGCTGGCTTCCGGCACCGGCGGCGACCGCGCCGGGGTACTGGAGTCTTCTCCAATTGCAGAAGTTAAATCTGACCTGATGGGCGAACAGACCATTCTCTGCGGCATGCTGCAGACGGGTGCAATCCTGTCCTTCGACAAGATGGTTGAAAAGGGTATCGACCCTGGCTACGCGTCCAAGCTGATCCAGTACGGCTGGGAAACAGTAACTGAAGGCCTCAAGCATGGCGGCATCACCAATATGATGGACCGCCTGTCCAACCCAGCGAAGATCCGCTGCTTCCACCTGGCAGAAGAACTGAAAGACATCATGCGGCCACTGTATGAGAAGCACCAGGACGACATCATGTCCGGCGAATTCTCCAGCACCATGATGACCGACTGGGCCAACGACGATGTCAACCTGCTGGGCTGGCGCGCCGCGACTCAGGACACCGCCTTCGAAAAGCAGGAAAACACCAGCCAGGACATTCCCGAGCAGGAATACTACGACCACGGCATCCTGCTCATCGCCATGTGTAAAGCGGGCGTTGAGCTGGCCTACGAGGTCATGGTCCAGGCGGGCATCAAGGCGGAATCGGCCTACTACGAGTCCCTGCACGAGACACCGCTGATCGCCAACACCATTGCGCGCAAGAAACTGTACGAGATGAATGTTGTAATCTCCGATACGGCGGAATATGGATGCTACCTGTTTGACCACGCCTGCCGTCCGCTGCTGGCAGACTTCATGACCAAGATCGACACCGATGTGATCGGGAAAGGCATGGCTGGCGAGAATGGCGTAGACAACGCCGAGTTGATCGCGGTGAACAGTGCGATTCGCTCGCACCCCGTTGAAGTTATCGGCGGCGAGCTGCGCGGTTACATGACGGCTATGAAACGCATTGTCTAA
- the ilvY gene encoding HTH-type transcriptional activator IlvY yields MDTRALAVFLAVAETLNFSRTAEKLHMSVSAVSRAITRLEEEVGQPLLERDRRSVQLTPAGREFRDFARRSLLDWQQLRRKLGSEGELAGEVSLYCSVTASHTLLAPILAAFRRQFSAVDIMMHTGDQADGVSRVLSGQDDVAVTIRPLQLPNRLEFLPLLESPLQFFMPAAPCQVRDRVLQEHAADRFDWETIPLIVPERGTTKELLDDWFREQGIRPRIYAQVAGHEAIVAMVSLGLGVGIAPQLVIESSGLRSDVETVPVAAGLPGLSIGLAALRQRLASPLVSALWDVAGQTYPASG; encoded by the coding sequence ATGGATACGCGTGCCCTTGCGGTTTTCCTCGCCGTGGCAGAGACCCTGAATTTTAGTCGCACTGCGGAAAAGCTCCATATGAGTGTTTCGGCAGTCAGTCGCGCAATCACGCGCCTGGAAGAGGAGGTGGGTCAGCCTCTGCTCGAGAGAGACCGCCGGAGTGTGCAACTGACGCCAGCGGGCCGCGAGTTCAGGGACTTTGCGCGACGCTCGCTGTTAGATTGGCAACAGCTAAGGCGCAAATTGGGTAGTGAGGGTGAGTTGGCAGGTGAAGTGAGTCTCTATTGCTCCGTTACCGCCAGCCACACTTTGCTCGCGCCCATACTGGCCGCGTTTCGCCGTCAGTTTTCCGCTGTGGACATCATGATGCATACGGGCGATCAGGCCGATGGCGTTAGTCGCGTGCTCTCTGGCCAGGACGATGTGGCAGTGACGATCCGGCCCCTCCAGCTGCCCAACCGGCTTGAGTTCCTTCCATTGCTGGAGTCGCCACTGCAATTCTTTATGCCCGCCGCGCCCTGCCAGGTTCGCGATCGTGTACTGCAGGAGCACGCCGCTGACCGTTTCGACTGGGAGACTATCCCGCTCATTGTGCCTGAGCGCGGTACGACCAAGGAGCTGTTGGATGACTGGTTCCGGGAGCAAGGCATTCGTCCCAGAATCTACGCCCAGGTGGCTGGCCACGAGGCAATTGTTGCCATGGTGAGCCTCGGTCTGGGGGTGGGTATAGCGCCACAACTCGTCATCGAATCCAGCGGCTTGCGCAGTGATGTGGAGACTGTGCCAGTGGCGGCGGGGTTGCCTGGGCTATCTATCGGTCTGGCCGCGTTGCGCCAGCGCCTGGCGAGCCCGCTGGTGAGCGCGTTGTGGGATGTGGCCGGGCAGACCTACCCTGCCTCTGGGTGA
- the pssA gene encoding CDP-diacylglycerol--serine O-phosphatidyltransferase, with translation MSEHQEQPESKPEQEGSSPVTAALDSLVDEHEEEVSENGQPVRRQGIYLLPNLFTTGALFAGFYAVIAAMRGDFDSAPIAILAALVLDGLDGRIARMTNTQSKFGAEYDSLSDMVSFGVAPALVMFSFALGDLGKLGWSAAFIYVACAALRLARFNTQVDTADKNFFTGLASPSAACIVVSAVWVCNDLGLSGTALTLEIGVVLALLTAVTGLLMMANFPYYSFKGVDVQGRVPFVVMIAVVLVFGLVTLDPPLILLLGFVTYAASGPVMAVMNRGKNKKR, from the coding sequence ATGAGCGAACACCAAGAGCAGCCCGAATCAAAGCCGGAACAGGAGGGTTCTTCGCCCGTCACTGCGGCGCTTGATAGCCTCGTTGACGAGCACGAGGAAGAGGTCTCCGAGAACGGCCAGCCGGTGCGGCGCCAGGGTATTTACCTGCTGCCCAACCTGTTTACCACCGGCGCCCTGTTCGCGGGGTTCTATGCGGTGATTGCTGCCATGCGTGGCGATTTCGACAGTGCCCCCATCGCCATCCTGGCCGCGCTGGTGCTGGATGGGTTGGATGGGCGAATCGCACGGATGACGAACACCCAGAGTAAGTTTGGCGCAGAGTACGACAGCTTGTCAGACATGGTGTCGTTTGGGGTGGCCCCGGCTCTCGTTATGTTTAGTTTTGCCCTGGGGGACTTGGGCAAGCTCGGCTGGAGTGCAGCGTTTATCTATGTAGCTTGCGCCGCACTGCGTCTCGCTCGCTTCAATACCCAGGTAGACACCGCTGACAAAAACTTCTTTACCGGCCTGGCCAGCCCTTCAGCCGCATGTATTGTGGTGAGTGCAGTGTGGGTCTGCAATGACCTTGGTTTGAGTGGTACGGCGCTGACTCTGGAGATCGGAGTGGTATTGGCGCTACTAACCGCCGTGACCGGTCTGCTGATGATGGCGAATTTCCCCTACTATAGTTTCAAGGGCGTCGATGTTCAGGGGCGGGTGCCTTTTGTTGTGATGATCGCGGTCGTTCTGGTGTTCGGACTTGTGACGCTCGATCCGCCGCTTATTCTTCTACTGGGATTTGTGACGTACGCGGCTTCTGGCCCTGTGATGGCGGTGATGAATCGGGGTAAGAACAAAAAGCGCTGA
- a CDS encoding midcut-by-XrtH protein, whose product MKKYALQFRLAMASLFLLLTSAAQAGTATTSITFAPVVLPPPAAPDADAISPAVPVPLLNDLMMVVLGLFLAAIAVRILRKSEAGEKILGVALLCGGLALGTFGARNAEAIIAELLIEDPDCGSTAIIGYDPGNREMPPVKNSCDETYEVTDKDDVFVGECDILVEGDCTIGTTLETGEMCTPDYIEPNDRCEA is encoded by the coding sequence GTGAAAAAATATGCCCTTCAATTCAGACTGGCGATGGCCAGCCTGTTTTTGCTGCTGACCAGCGCCGCTCAGGCAGGAACAGCAACCACCTCCATCACATTTGCACCTGTTGTCCTGCCGCCCCCAGCGGCGCCGGATGCTGACGCAATATCACCCGCGGTGCCGGTACCCCTGCTCAACGACCTGATGATGGTCGTACTGGGTCTGTTTCTGGCAGCTATCGCCGTACGCATTCTGCGGAAATCAGAGGCGGGAGAGAAAATACTCGGTGTAGCACTGCTCTGCGGTGGCCTGGCTCTGGGTACCTTTGGCGCGCGGAACGCAGAGGCCATAATCGCTGAGTTGCTGATTGAGGACCCAGACTGTGGTTCGACTGCGATAATCGGCTACGACCCGGGGAACCGGGAGATGCCGCCCGTCAAGAACTCCTGCGACGAAACCTACGAAGTGACTGACAAAGATGACGTATTCGTGGGAGAGTGCGACATACTCGTCGAGGGTGACTGCACGATCGGCACTACGCTCGAAACCGGTGAAATGTGCACTCCGGATTACATCGAACCAAATGATCGCTGCGAAGCCTAG
- the msrP gene encoding protein-methionine-sulfoxide reductase catalytic subunit MsrP: MKRFNAPHIPSSEITPESIYVRRRQFMKAAGLLGGAAATSLAFDASAAVKTGGKPLQFTPASPGANGFHTSEDQTPFSDASQYCNFYEFGTGKSDPADYAHEMRTEPWTIEIAGEVARPGKLNLEDVLAKFPLEERIYRLRCVEAWSMVIPWLGFPLAALLQHVEPTSKAKYVAFETLHRPKEMRGTRSFGSTIDWPYREGLRLDEAMNPLTLMAVGMYGKTLPNQNGAPIRLVVPWKYGFKSIKSVVRIRLTEEQPPTSWQAQNPREYGFYSNVNPEVDHPRWSQKHERRLPSSIFSPNRIPTAKFNGYGEQVAQLYQGMDLAKYY, encoded by the coding sequence ATGAAAAGATTTAACGCGCCGCACATCCCCTCTTCGGAGATCACGCCCGAGTCGATCTATGTGCGTCGCCGGCAATTTATGAAAGCCGCCGGTTTACTCGGTGGAGCGGCGGCCACCAGCCTTGCTTTTGACGCGAGTGCAGCAGTCAAGACGGGGGGTAAGCCGCTGCAGTTTACGCCCGCGAGCCCGGGCGCGAATGGCTTCCACACCAGCGAGGACCAGACGCCATTCTCGGATGCCAGCCAGTATTGCAACTTCTATGAGTTTGGCACCGGTAAGAGCGATCCAGCTGACTATGCCCATGAAATGCGCACAGAGCCATGGACCATCGAGATAGCTGGCGAAGTTGCCAGACCGGGAAAATTGAACCTGGAAGACGTGCTCGCGAAGTTCCCGCTTGAAGAGAGAATTTACAGATTGCGTTGTGTTGAAGCTTGGTCGATGGTGATCCCTTGGCTGGGTTTTCCTCTTGCAGCCCTGTTGCAGCATGTCGAGCCGACGTCAAAAGCTAAGTATGTCGCGTTCGAAACCTTGCATCGCCCCAAGGAAATGCGCGGAACCCGATCATTTGGCAGTACGATCGATTGGCCCTATCGCGAAGGCTTGCGTCTTGACGAGGCGATGAACCCACTGACGCTGATGGCGGTGGGCATGTACGGCAAGACACTGCCCAACCAGAATGGCGCGCCAATTCGCCTGGTGGTGCCCTGGAAGTACGGCTTCAAAAGCATTAAATCGGTGGTACGTATCCGCTTGACCGAGGAGCAGCCTCCGACATCATGGCAGGCCCAGAACCCCCGGGAATATGGCTTCTACTCTAATGTGAACCCTGAGGTGGACCACCCCAGATGGAGCCAGAAGCATGAGCGTCGCCTCCCATCCAGCATATTCAGCCCCAACCGAATCCCCACGGCCAAATTCAATGGCTATGGAGAGCAGGTGGCTCAGCTCTATCAGGGCATGGATCTGGCGAAGTATTACTAG
- a CDS encoding sulfite oxidase heme-binding subunit YedZ, whose protein sequence is MNRAMLPGSLKLCVFVACLSPLLWLVYAAVQGDLGPDPAEVIIAVSGEWTLRLLGLTLLMSPLRQWLGRPWPIRIRRMLGLFTFFYACLHLLTFAHFFLGWSPAILWEELIERPYITVGFVGWLLMLPLAITSTRGWQRRLGRSWRRLHQLVYPAAVLGCIHLLWQVRSDATEAVVYCAIFALLLGWRARAFLPTQKV, encoded by the coding sequence TTGAATAGAGCAATGTTGCCGGGAAGCTTGAAGCTATGTGTATTTGTTGCCTGTTTGTCACCTCTGCTATGGCTGGTCTACGCAGCTGTGCAGGGCGACCTGGGGCCGGACCCGGCTGAGGTCATTATTGCGGTTTCTGGTGAGTGGACTTTGCGCCTGCTGGGTCTGACCTTGCTGATGAGTCCGTTGCGTCAATGGTTGGGGCGGCCATGGCCGATTCGGATCCGCAGGATGCTCGGTCTTTTCACTTTCTTTTATGCCTGCCTGCATTTACTGACCTTCGCGCACTTCTTTCTCGGTTGGTCGCCAGCCATTCTCTGGGAGGAACTCATTGAGCGGCCGTATATCACGGTTGGCTTTGTCGGCTGGTTGCTAATGTTGCCCCTGGCAATCACTTCTACCCGCGGCTGGCAAAGAAGGCTGGGGCGCTCATGGCGGAGGCTGCATCAATTGGTGTATCCCGCCGCGGTGCTGGGTTGTATTCACTTGCTCTGGCAAGTCCGTTCTGATGCCACCGAAGCGGTGGTTTATTGCGCGATTTTTGCGCTATTGCTGGGTTGGCGAGCCCGCGCTTTTCTGCCTACCCAAAAAGTCTGA